The Cellulosilyticum sp. I15G10I2 genome contains the following window.
ATAGTAATCATCATCATGAGCAACAACCCAATCGTAATAACTAACGCCTGCCTGTCTTTGTAAAATAAATCCTGTGGGATTGTCCCTACTACATACCAATCCCAACCTTTAATATAGCTGGATAAAACGATTTGATCATCTATTACTCGAAGCTCTGAGGTATCCTTAGTATCCTTTATAAAGTTGCTGATTGTAGCAATCTTTTCTTTGTTGGGGTGTGATATAATCTCTCCTTTTTCATTGACGATAAATATTTCAAGTGGGTATTTTGAACTGTCCGAAGAATAGTATTGACACAGTGTTTCTTCCAGAATAGAAATATACATAAATCCCCGATACTTATTAATGTGATAAACATCGTAAATAGGCTGATGAATACTCATTAAATATTCCCGCGGTACTTGTGGAGGTGCCTTAAAATCCGAGATTAGCGGCTTATAAGCCACCTTCTCATTTGGACTTTGGAACATCCCTTCTCTTTCTAAATTCATACGAATAAGTTCTGGCCCTACAGAAATTGAAGATTGATCTAATTCCTTTTTGATATAAATATAAAAAAGATGACTTTTCGAATTAACAACATTATGCAGTGCCTTATAGGCTTCATCTACAACAGCTGAATAATTAGAGTGATTTTGCTTTTCTGCTGTTAAGTAAGTCTGGATCTTGTCACCATAGACTGTATATACAGAAGAATTAGTAATATCATCTAAAAAACGCTGCAAATTATTCGAAACCTGATCAAGCTGCTGTGTAATCAATTGTTGTGAAAGATACACGACTGACCGGCTGGTGAGCACGTAGATAAGCATGCCTAGCACTATTGCTGATACACATACAATCAGTGACATGTAATATGACAGCTTATAACGCAGAGGTAATGCTTTAATCTTATTTTTCGAATATTTTAAGAAACGAATAATCATAGCTCTTACCTACCTAATAAAATTTCGTCATTATCTAAGTAATATCTTCTTACAGCATGTTCCATTTTTCTTGCTATTATTTCCGGCTCTTCCCCATCAAACAATTCTTTCATCAACATATTATGTACTTCGCCTAAACGTGGCGGAAGATACTGATCATACCAAAACTGAACATACGGTGCATTTTGAATCATCGTATAGATCTTCTGAAAAAGGGGCTCTTTATAAGATGTATTTTTAATAGGAGGTATTCTGCCTGCCTCGATTCTCTTTTGAACAGCTGTATCGTCAATTAAGAACTGTATGAGTTTGAAAGCCTCATCCGGGTACGCACAAGAAGATGCAATACTGTAAAAATTATCTCCTACACTGCCCACATAATGATCCTTACTCCCTCTGCCTTCTTCAATAACCGGAAACGGAAAAACATCCAGCTTTTCTAATAATTCTGGTTTAGCACCATTTAACTTACTTAAAAACCAAGTACCTGTTAAAATCATTGCTGCCTCTTCATTATAGATTAAGCTTCTTGCATCTCCATTATCCTCATCAAGCCAATTAAAGCCTTCAGGAAATGCATTTTTTGCTATAAGTTCCTGTATCTTATAGCCTGCTTCAACAAATGCAGCATCCTCAAACGTATAATGATTCGCTCGCTCTATAGCATTTTTAAAAACCTCAGATCCTCCAATACGATCTACAAAATACATATAGTACATCGAGCCTGGCCATCCAGTTCTATTCGCCAGAGCTAAAGGAATAATATGCTGTGAACGGAGCACCTTTATGACTTCCAGAAACTCTTCATAAGTCTCAGGTGGGGACAGCTGAAGCTTTGAAAAAATATCTTTATTATAGATTACAAGTGACAGCGTCACATTCTCAACAGGAACTGCCCAAATACCGTCTTCGTAGTCAACCATCTCTATTGCTTTATCCATGAAACGGTCTAAATACTGATCTTGCATCATATAGTCTCGCAAATTAACAATAAACTGCGTATTAACCAGCTCTTTTAAGCTTCCTCCCGCCCATGTTGAAAAAACATCGGGCATTTCTTTTGTGGCGCTTCGAATTTTTAGATAATGCTTATAGGCATCATTGGACATAACTGTCACATCAACTTGAAATTCTGGATACTGGTCTTCAAATCTTTTGATCGAGTCCATAATAATTTCCTGAATAGGGGCTTCCTCTTGAATATGATAGAGTGTAATAATTTTTTTTTGCTTTGACTGGTCATTGTGTTCCACTTTTTTTGGGGTTTTTATACAGCTTGTTAGACTCAAAAAACTAAGTATGCATAAAATAGCAATCATTTTCCGTCTTCTCATCTTGAATTCCTTTCATTTCTATGTACATTACTGAGTTTAATCATTTCCCCAAAAACTTATTTTACTATCCTTTTACAGCGCCAGCCATCATACCTTTTATAAGTTTATCCTGGCCAATAATAAATGCTATGATCATCGGAACAGCACTTAAAAATAATACCGTCATAATCATAGGAACATTAGAGGAGTATTGCCCTTGATATTCCCACACTGCCAGCGGTAAAGTTCTTTTAGTGACTGACTGCGTCAGCACGAGTGCAAAGCTAAATTCATTCCACATATTTACACCATTGTAGATTGCTAAAGTCGCAAGCCCTGGCTTTGTTAAAGGGAGAATGACCTGAAAAAAGGTTTTAATCTTTCCGCAGCCATCAATCTCCGCGGCTTCTTCCAATTCTTTGGGGATTTGTGCCATAAAACTTGTTAAAATAAAAATAGAAATAGGTAAATTAAAGGCTACATAAGGCCCTACCAATGCCCATATTGTATCATACAAACGAAGTTTTTGGGTTAATATAAAGATCGGAATTAATGTAACATGAACCGGAACAGCCATTGCCGCAACAACTATTGCATAAATAGGCCGGTTTAACTTAAATGTGAACCTTGAAAACGGATACGCGGCAAAGGCACTGATCATGAGGGTAAGAAACAAACCAACCCCTGCTACTGTCAAACTATTGGCTAAATATCTAAAAAACCCTGGCCCAATAATAGCTTGAAAATTATTAAGATAAAGTCCCTTGGGAAATGTAAAGACACCACTAGTCATCATCTCAAATTGCTGTTTAAAAGTAGAAATAACCATAAAATAAAAAGGTGCTGCTGCTATAATAAACCACACTGCTGCAAAAAAAATGATAAGAAGCATCAGAGGATTTATCTTTTTAAGTTTTGTCATACTTCAGTCTCCTTTCTATTCATAAGTGTCATGGTTAAGAGGGAAATTGTTGTAATAATAAGAAACATGCCCGCTGCAATTGCAGAGCCATATCCCATATTCATAGAAACAAAGGCACTTTTATACATATAGGTAGCCATTAACTCTGTTGCCCCATTAGGACCGCCCTCAGTCATAACATAAATTAAGTCAAAATATTTAAGTGACCCTACCATCGAAAGAATACAGGCAGTCTTTATGGAACCTCTCATCATCGGTAAAGCAATACGCCAAAAGTACTGATTTCTTGTAGCTCCATCAATAATTGCCGCCTCATAGATCTCTTCCGAAATCGAAGTAAGTCCAGCTAAGAAATACACCATGTAGAAAGGCACAAACTGCCAGCAGATTACCAAAATGACTGCAAATAATGCAATTTTGGGATTACCTAAAATATCAACCATAGCTTTTCCGCCAAATAATCTAGAAACAACTGAAATAAGGCCAAATTGAGGATCGTATGTATACTTAAACAAAAAACCTATAGCAATAGAGGACATTAACATGGGCAGAAAATAGGTCACCTTCAAGAAATTAAGCTTTCTTCCCCCCATATCAAGCAGGACTGCTAAGACCATTCCGATAGGAAGCTGGATACTTATTGATAAGATCATTACCAAAATATTATTACGAAAAGCTCCAATAAACTTTAGATCTCCAAGGAGCTTCTTCCAATTTTCAAAGCCTACAAATGCTTTTTGTGGATCGATACCATTCCACTTATAAGTACTTAGTACAAAAGTATCTGTAATAGGATAGGCTATAAAAAGAAACAAAAATATAAAGGCAGGTATTAGAAATAAAATGGCCGTAAGCAGTGTCTGAGCTCTTCTTCTTTTAGCTAAATCATTTTTTGTCTGGACCATACTAGTTTTTATCTGGATCATATTAGTCTGTTGCGTCAGCGATGTATTTCTAAACGCAACTACCTCCTTTTCATGTTTTATGGTACTTTATAGCACTATAAAGTACCATAAAATGATAAACCTACTTATCTATTTATTGGATGCAGCCTTTTTAATAGCTTCTTCCATATGCTTGTTCACTTCTTCTGGTGTCATTGCGAGTGCAAATATTGCCTGGCTTGTATCTTTATGTAATTCTGCCACCTCTGGTGTAAGATATTGATCATACCATAGCTGTACTGTAGGTGCTTTTTCTACTGCTTGTTTAACAGCTGCTAAGTTTTCATCATCTACTTTAAGCCCTTTAACTGGAACAAGTCTGCCATCTGCAACACGTTTTTCAATAGCAACATCATCAATTAAATACTGCATCGCTTTAAAGGCACCTTCTACATCCTTACAACTAGCTGCTATAGAATAGAAGTTATCTCCGAGTGTCCCAATGACTGAATCTGGATGGCCAACTCCTCCATCTACTGCTGGGAAGGACATAAATCCTACTTTTTTCATAAATTCTGGGTTTTCTCCTTGAGCTGTAGAGAGGAACCAAGAGCCCATAAGATGCATAGCTGCGCTATCATTATATAAAAGCGTTCTCGATTGTCCAGAGTCTTCATCCAGCCCATTGAATCCTTCATTAAAATAACCTTTTTTAACCCATTCTTGAATTTTATCACCTGCATATTTGAATGCTTCATGTTCAAAAGTTCCGCCAGCATCTCTATTGGCTGCAGCAGCAAATACAGATGTCCCTCCGAACCTTTCAACTAAATACATATAATACATAGACCCAGTCCACTTGGTTTTATTGGCTAAAGAAAAGGGTATAATGCCATTTTCAAGCAAGGTATCACAAACTTTTTCAAGCTCCGAAATAGTTTTAGGCACACTTAACCCCAATCTTTGAAAAATCTCTTTGTTATAAAATATACCTGCCACTGATGTATTCTCTACCGGCATGCCCCATATTTTATCCTCATAGGTCGCTTGCGCAATGCCTCCATCCAAAAACTTATCTTTATAATTATCCTTATTCATATATTGTGTAATATCAGCAACTCTTCCAGCTTTAATATACTCAACCATTGGACCGCCCGACCAATGTGGGAATATATCTGGCATTGAGTCCGTTCCCATTGCAATTCTTATTTTTTGTTTGTAAGCATCATTCTGCATGACAACTACCTCAACTTCATATTGCGGATTATCTGCCACAAATCGATCCATGCTGTCTTGAATATAATTGGGTGCATCACCGTTTGTCTGGATATGCCATAAAGTAAGTTTAGTTTTTTGAGCATTTGCTGCACTTTTTTGTACTGTCCCTCCATTTGAACTTGCAGATTCACTCGTTGTTGTATCTGCTTGCCTGCCACACCCACTCAGAGTTGTTAAACCCATGGTTAATCCTATTGCTAACGCCAGTCCCCTTTTAAGTTTACATTTTCTCATTTTCCCTCTCCTCTACTCATTTTTCAAGAAAAACCTAGAACGTACAATAGGCTCTTCTTTGTGTTCTAATAGTAACATAACATTATGTGTATATTGAATATAAATACGTGTTGTTTATCTATAATTTTATGCCTTTTGTATATTTGCAGTTTGCTAATTAACTAATTATTTTGTAACTTTTTTCTTTTTGATAGTGCTACTGCCTTATTAAGCTTACAAAAAAGCTCTGGCAATGCCGATACCCGACATTGCCAGAGCTTTTAGATTAGTACGATAAATGATTACGAAATTAACCCCAAACTTTAATACGATTGTGCCCCACTGAAATGGTTTCAATAGGACCCACTGTAGGCATATCTTTTCGCTGCTTATTCAAATAATCTTTATCTAATGTAATAGGACTTCCACTCGGATCATCAAAGATGGCATCAACAATACGTACTGTTCCAAGGGTTTCTGTCCCGTATAGAGCTGTTGCCACATCCAGCATTTCTTGATCTACATCCATCTCTAAATAAACTTCATCGTTATCTTCGATAATTTTTACATTAGGGTTAAAAGAGGGATTGCAGTACTTATGATTTTCTGCCCTAAAAGCCTCGGAGCCATTTAGATAAACATTGCCATCAATATAAACTGGTTGTTCAATGTTAATAAACTTCTCATGATCTCCAATCCCAGCATCAACGACCTGTTTATGATACTCCTCATAAGAAGAGGTGCAATCATCATACCCTGCAGTTCCACTATAGGATTCCTCCTCCGGTATTTCTATCCCCCCAACAAAAATATTGTTATATAAACGGTCATCTCCACTATATACAACAGCTGTTCCAGCTACCTGTGTAGAATGTGGAAAATGGTAAGGCGTGGAGCGGTCCAACGTTTTGATTCTGCGCATAGATCCGCAGCATAAATTATTTATGTACGCGCCGCCTTGGGCAACATTATCAAAGCTATAATGAGAACCAAAAATATTATTATCTACTAAATACGGCCCATGGGTAACTTCAATAAAGAAATCACGGTCATTGTTATAATACAAGTTCTGGCTTATACGTACCCCTTGAGCCTGCCAATCCAGCCATGTGCCCAAGGTACAGTTATGGATACGATTATTATGAATTTTAACATCTATCGCCGCATGCAATTTGATGCCCGCAATTTCATAACCAAAGAATTCATGTTTGACAGCAATGTTGTAGATATGATTATTGTATATTTCACTAAATACACACCCCATATGCCCAACAATAGCATTTTGGCCGCAATTATAGATGGTATTATTACGAATAATATGAGAACCAATTTTTTCTTTGCTCCAACCTATCTGAAGAGCACGGAACACAGCTTCCATCTGATATTGATAGCCTGGTTTCTGCTGGCGTCTTGTGCACAAATTGTGTCCAGTAGAAGCTTCTTTGCCAATGCTGATGGCACTGCATTTTGCATCATGAATAATATTATTTTCGATAATCCAGCCTTTACTCCAGTTTACCCCAAGGAGCCCTGGCTGATCAGCTGTAGGTGGTGTCCAAGGCGATGCTGCCTGTGCCATTTCAAAACCACGGACAGTAATATAGTTCATGCCTGTCTTTTCAGGATAAAAGCAGCATTTACGCACGTTGATTTCCGTTAATTCTTTATTTGGGTCAGCCCCATGGAAGTTGGCATATAGTGTTGTTGTCTTGTCATCAACCTCAGCATACCACCCATAGATTGAACCCTCTGGATCCAGCAGCTTTTCTGTACGTTTTGTCCATGGTGGATTAAACCCTGTTTCGCGTTTTATAGAATGTCTGATCTCATCTAAAGATCGTGCCTCATAGAAAGATTTCCCGTTTAGGTAGACATCTCCTGGATGCAGCGATCTGTCTTCAGGGTGAATAAGCCAGTCTCCAGATAAAGTCTCTTTGTACGGATTGTAATCACCAAACATAGTATTTGGCAATACCACTTTCCATACGGTCCCTTCTAAGCATTCCCAAGTTGTTATTCTTTCAGACCCTTTAATAACAACCCGCTCCCCCTTAGCAGCCTCATAAGTAATTCTGTTGATATTGCTATAACCACTATGGGCAGGTTTTACCCACTCACGGTATTCACCTTCATGGACAATAATCGTATCCCCTGTTTCTGCAACTTGAGCAGCTTTTGAAATTGTTTTAAATGGATTCTCTTTTGTCCCCGCTGCATTATCGCACCCAGTAACTGCTACATGAAATATTTTATTCATTTCAAAATACCTCCTATCACTTTTACTTTACAATAATACAAATCATTAATAAGCACTACTTACTTATTGCGGATTTTTGCCCACAAATTGTGATTTCACCTAATAAAGTATTGAAATATTAGAGAAAATCCCATAGAATAATGAAAAATCAACAATTTATAGGTAGTTGTAAATACATAAAAAGTGAGTGAGTAATACATCAATTCATCTATTAATGTGAAGGAGTATGCAGAGTTGAAAGACTGGTCTATTTTTGAAAACAATCAATTTTTTCATGGCTATTCGTATAGTATTTTTTATCTGAATGAGTTAGAAACCTTTCCGCTGCATTGGCATCATTATGTGGAAATCATCTATACCATGCAGAATGGTTTGATCTATGAAGTAAATGGTGAAAAAATATATATGGAAAAAGGAGATATATTATTGATATGGCCGGGGGAGCTGCATGCTATTATTTATCAGCCTCAACCTAATAATACGCTTTTATTACAATTTGATTCACAACTTCTGACTAATCGTGTAGATTTTCAAAAATTAGCTTATTTATTTTATTCCACGCGTCTGCTAAGAGAAAAAGAAAATGCCAGGGTAGTTCCCCGATTACAAAAATTACTCTTAGAAATCTTAGATACATCTCTATATGAAGAGCATTTTCCAGAAATAAAATCCTGTATATTTATTTATGAATTGGTGATATGTTTAGGCGGGCATTTAAGAGAAGTAACTCTGGAGAATGAAAAACGAACATCTTCTCATAAATTAAAGGTTGAGCAGCAAATGTTTTTAGTATGCAATTATATTACAGCGCATTGCACTGAGAACATTACATTGGAAGCCGCGGCTGCTATCGCCGGCTTTTCGAAATATCATTTTTCAAAGTTATTTAAAACATACACAGGACATAGTCTTCCTGAGTTTCAGGCAAAAGAACGTCTGCGTATTGCAGAAACACTGCTTCTCGATCCTAATCTTTCAATTACAGAGATTTCTCAAGAAGCAGGATTCAATAGTATTTCAACGTTTAATAGGGTTTTTATGCAGTTTAAAAAAGTAAGCCCGACCCAGTTTCGTAAAATGTATCAACTATTAGATCTATTGCACTAAGTTTATATTTTTGACTGAGTCTCTGATGCGAAGTTCAACTGGCATGACGATATTTTCTGCCTTTTCATCAGGATTTTCGATGAGTTTCAAAAGTTTATCAATAGCTGCATAAGCTTTGTGTGTTGTATTTTGACGTACCGTAGTAAGCTTTGGTCGAATAATAGAGGCTACAGTTGCATCATCATAGCCCGCAACTGAAACATCCTCTGGGATACGTATCCCATGATCCATCAGATAGTTCATAGCCGTGACTGCATAATAGTCTGCACAAAAAAACATCGCACTAATCTTAGAATGTCCTTCCACGAAATGCTGCATGCAAGGCTCTAATCCTGCCGTTCCATTTTCAAGAACGAACTTTTCACCTGCTTCGGGTGCCAGCCCTGCATCTCTAATGGCATTTACAAAACCTCGGTAACGCTCATAGTCTCCCCCAATATAGTTGTCTGAAAAAAAGCCTATCCGTTTATGTCCATTTGCAATAAGATGACTTGTCATTTCATAGGCTCCACGGTAGTCTTCTATCCCTACATTCGTATAAGCGTTGCCGTCATCACCAAAATAGCCATCTATAAAAATGAGAGGTTTTTTATACACTTCTCTTAAAACTTGAGCATTCTCATAACTAAAGCCAAGTGCAACTAGTCCATCTACATTCCAAGAGGATACGAATTTAGTAACTTCTTCAACATGCTTTGAAATATAAATCATGATATAATAGCCGCGCCCATGAATTCTCTTTTCTAAGCCTCCTAATAATTCTCCCGTAAAAAAATCCTGTATGGCATTGTCATAAATATTTTCATTTGAATTCATAACAAAACCTATAATATTCGAATTATTTTTAGCAAGATTAACCGCTGTCATATTCGGTATATAATTGAACTCTTTTAATGCTTTTTGAATCTTCTCTACGGTCTGTGGTGAAACTTCCTTTGTTTTGCCGCGGATGACGTTAGAAACAGTCGTTGGACTGACCCCAATAATCCCAGCCATTTCTTTAATCGTGATCAAGGATTCACTCCCTTTCCTTAATACTTTCCAAGCTTATTATATACTATAGTTCTGCATTATTAAACAAGCTAAAAAAGCTACCTCTCTAAAATTTAGAGGGATAGCTTTTTCTTCCATAATATTTATAAGAAAACCCCTATCTTTTAGCCCTACGAAAGGCGCTGGGACTCATCTGATAGGTGCGATTAAACATATTGGTAAAATTAGCACAACGCGCGTAACCAATATGATGGGCGATCTCCTCAATACTTCTATCCGTCGTAGATAATAGGTTGGCAGCGATAGACATGCGAATACTATTAGCATACTCCCATATGGTGCTGTGGTACATCGCTGCAAATCCTCCCTTTAGCTTCTGAGGATTAAGATTGACGAGTTCACTTAAGTGCTCAATAGTTGGCGGATCACAAGCACGTTCGGTCATGATTTCATAAGCTTTTCTTATGGCCCGTACATCATCGTGGGATAAATTAATTTTACGATTTTTCCCTAAACTGATAGCCCCT
Protein-coding sequences here:
- a CDS encoding cache domain-containing sensor histidine kinase yields the protein MIIRFLKYSKNKIKALPLRYKLSYYMSLIVCVSAIVLGMLIYVLTSRSVVYLSQQLITQQLDQVSNNLQRFLDDITNSSVYTVYGDKIQTYLTAEKQNHSNYSAVVDEAYKALHNVVNSKSHLFYIYIKKELDQSSISVGPELIRMNLEREGMFQSPNEKVAYKPLISDFKAPPQVPREYLMSIHQPIYDVYHINKYRGFMYISILEETLCQYYSSDSSKYPLEIFIVNEKGEIISHPNKEKIATISNFIKDTKDTSELRVIDDQIVLSSYIKGWDWYVVGTIPQDLFYKDRQALVITIGLLLMMMITISIIISFSISEMLLKPFKCLIESMSIVSEGDFKVRLNLDTSGEDFKKVSLGFNTMVKKINELIQEVYKEQKQINEIELKVLREQINPHFLYNTLDCIHWQALMNGQKDISNTVKALATFYRKSLNRGEDLVPLKDELEHINNYSIIQNFRYSNILKVIVDVPDIFLETLLPKITLQPLIENSIYHGLKNKKDGDGIITISAYAHDTRLVIEVKDNGKVMSEETINSINQCIMAEDKDFGYGIRNVHKRIQLSFGEGYGLKYYANEQAGVIVCIEVPLTVYTQK
- a CDS encoding extracellular solute-binding protein, with translation MEHNDQSKQKKIITLYHIQEEAPIQEIIMDSIKRFEDQYPEFQVDVTVMSNDAYKHYLKIRSATKEMPDVFSTWAGGSLKELVNTQFIVNLRDYMMQDQYLDRFMDKAIEMVDYEDGIWAVPVENVTLSLVIYNKDIFSKLQLSPPETYEEFLEVIKVLRSQHIIPLALANRTGWPGSMYYMYFVDRIGGSEVFKNAIERANHYTFEDAAFVEAGYKIQELIAKNAFPEGFNWLDEDNGDARSLIYNEEAAMILTGTWFLSKLNGAKPELLEKLDVFPFPVIEEGRGSKDHYVGSVGDNFYSIASSCAYPDEAFKLIQFLIDDTAVQKRIEAGRIPPIKNTSYKEPLFQKIYTMIQNAPYVQFWYDQYLPPRLGEVHNMLMKELFDGEEPEIIARKMEHAVRRYYLDNDEILLGR
- a CDS encoding carbohydrate ABC transporter permease; this translates as MTKLKKINPLMLLIIFFAAVWFIIAAAPFYFMVISTFKQQFEMMTSGVFTFPKGLYLNNFQAIIGPGFFRYLANSLTVAGVGLFLTLMISAFAAYPFSRFTFKLNRPIYAIVVAAMAVPVHVTLIPIFILTQKLRLYDTIWALVGPYVAFNLPISIFILTSFMAQIPKELEEAAEIDGCGKIKTFFQVILPLTKPGLATLAIYNGVNMWNEFSFALVLTQSVTKRTLPLAVWEYQGQYSSNVPMIMTVLFLSAVPMIIAFIIGQDKLIKGMMAGAVKG
- a CDS encoding carbohydrate ABC transporter permease; its protein translation is MVQTKNDLAKRRRAQTLLTAILFLIPAFIFLFLFIAYPITDTFVLSTYKWNGIDPQKAFVGFENWKKLLGDLKFIGAFRNNILVMILSISIQLPIGMVLAVLLDMGGRKLNFLKVTYFLPMLMSSIAIGFLFKYTYDPQFGLISVVSRLFGGKAMVDILGNPKIALFAVILVICWQFVPFYMVYFLAGLTSISEEIYEAAIIDGATRNQYFWRIALPMMRGSIKTACILSMVGSLKYFDLIYVMTEGGPNGATELMATYMYKSAFVSMNMGYGSAIAAGMFLIITTISLLTMTLMNRKETEV
- a CDS encoding extracellular solute-binding protein translates to MRKCKLKRGLALAIGLTMGLTTLSGCGRQADTTTSESASSNGGTVQKSAANAQKTKLTLWHIQTNGDAPNYIQDSMDRFVADNPQYEVEVVVMQNDAYKQKIRIAMGTDSMPDIFPHWSGGPMVEYIKAGRVADITQYMNKDNYKDKFLDGGIAQATYEDKIWGMPVENTSVAGIFYNKEIFQRLGLSVPKTISELEKVCDTLLENGIIPFSLANKTKWTGSMYYMYLVERFGGTSVFAAAANRDAGGTFEHEAFKYAGDKIQEWVKKGYFNEGFNGLDEDSGQSRTLLYNDSAAMHLMGSWFLSTAQGENPEFMKKVGFMSFPAVDGGVGHPDSVIGTLGDNFYSIAASCKDVEGAFKAMQYLIDDVAIEKRVADGRLVPVKGLKVDDENLAAVKQAVEKAPTVQLWYDQYLTPEVAELHKDTSQAIFALAMTPEEVNKHMEEAIKKAASNK
- a CDS encoding right-handed parallel beta-helix repeat-containing protein, coding for MNKIFHVAVTGCDNAAGTKENPFKTISKAAQVAETGDTIIVHEGEYREWVKPAHSGYSNINRITYEAAKGERVVIKGSERITTWECLEGTVWKVVLPNTMFGDYNPYKETLSGDWLIHPEDRSLHPGDVYLNGKSFYEARSLDEIRHSIKRETGFNPPWTKRTEKLLDPEGSIYGWYAEVDDKTTTLYANFHGADPNKELTEINVRKCCFYPEKTGMNYITVRGFEMAQAASPWTPPTADQPGLLGVNWSKGWIIENNIIHDAKCSAISIGKEASTGHNLCTRRQQKPGYQYQMEAVFRALQIGWSKEKIGSHIIRNNTIYNCGQNAIVGHMGCVFSEIYNNHIYNIAVKHEFFGYEIAGIKLHAAIDVKIHNNRIHNCTLGTWLDWQAQGVRISQNLYYNNDRDFFIEVTHGPYLVDNNIFGSHYSFDNVAQGGAYINNLCCGSMRRIKTLDRSTPYHFPHSTQVAGTAVVYSGDDRLYNNIFVGGIEIPEEESYSGTAGYDDCTSSYEEYHKQVVDAGIGDHEKFINIEQPVYIDGNVYLNGSEAFRAENHKYCNPSFNPNVKIIEDNDEVYLEMDVDQEMLDVATALYGTETLGTVRIVDAIFDDPSGSPITLDKDYLNKQRKDMPTVGPIETISVGHNRIKVWG
- a CDS encoding AraC family transcriptional regulator; protein product: MKEYAELKDWSIFENNQFFHGYSYSIFYLNELETFPLHWHHYVEIIYTMQNGLIYEVNGEKIYMEKGDILLIWPGELHAIIYQPQPNNTLLLQFDSQLLTNRVDFQKLAYLFYSTRLLREKENARVVPRLQKLLLEILDTSLYEEHFPEIKSCIFIYELVICLGGHLREVTLENEKRTSSHKLKVEQQMFLVCNYITAHCTENITLEAAAAIAGFSKYHFSKLFKTYTGHSLPEFQAKERLRIAETLLLDPNLSITEISQEAGFNSISTFNRVFMQFKKVSPTQFRKMYQLLDLLH
- a CDS encoding LacI family DNA-binding transcriptional regulator → MTAVNLAKNNSNIIGFVMNSNENIYDNAIQDFFTGELLGGLEKRIHGRGYYIMIYISKHVEEVTKFVSSWNVDGLVALGFSYENAQVLREVYKKPLIFIDGYFGDDGNAYTNVGIEDYRGAYEMTSHLIANGHKRIGFFSDNYIGGDYERYRGFVNAIRDAGLAPEAGEKFVLENGTAGLEPCMQHFVEGHSKISAMFFCADYYAVTAMNYLMDHGIRIPEDVSVAGYDDATVASIIRPKLTTVRQNTTHKAYAAIDKLLKLIENPDEKAENIVMPVELRIRDSVKNINLVQ